A genomic window from Eleginops maclovinus isolate JMC-PN-2008 ecotype Puerto Natales chromosome 9, JC_Emac_rtc_rv5, whole genome shotgun sequence includes:
- the rasl11b gene encoding ras-like protein family member 11B, producing MRLIHNMSSIAEFSPAETSVPNRVIKIAVIGGSGVGKTALVVRFLTRRFIGDYERNAGNLYSREVQVDAEQVTIQVQDTPGVEMTDNGINLPDHVTCSIQWADAVVLVYSVTDRRSFDLIEQLHQQVVRTGGANMPPVILLANKADLLHLRRVDSQQGPLLAGTLGCSFYEVSASEDYSQVHKAFHRLCCQLAKQSPPASNSTSAATEKRRSPLIPRPKSPNMQDLKRRFKQALSAKVRTVTSV from the exons ATGCGTCTCATCCACAACATGAGCTCCATTGCGGAGTTTTCACCAGCTGAGACCTCGGTCCCCAACCGGGTCATTAAAATAGCTGTGATAGGAGGCAGCGGAGTTGGAAAAACAG cACTCGTGGTGAGATTCCTAACGAGGCGCTTCATCGGAGACTATGAGAGAAATGCTG GTAATCTCTACTCCAGAGAAGTCCAGGTGGACGCAGAGCAAGTAACCATCCAGGTTCAAGACACTCCTGGTGTGGAG ATGACTGATAATGGCATTAACTTACCAGATCATGTGACCTGCTCCATCCAGTGGGCTGATGCCGTGGTGCTGGTGTACTCTGTGACAGACCGCCGCAGCTTCGATTTGATCGAGCAGTTGCACCAGCAGGTTGTTCGTACCGGAGGCGCCAACATGCCCCCGGTGATCCTGCTGGCCAATAAGGCCGACCTGCTGCACCTGAGGCGGGTCGATTCCCAGCAGGGCCCTTTGCTGGCGGGAACTCTGGGCTGCTCTTTCTATGAAGTGTCTGCCAGCGAGGACTACAGCCAGGTGCACAAGGCTTTCCACAGGCTGTGCTGCCAGCTAGCCAAGCAGTCGCCTCCTGCCTCCAACTCCACCAGCGCCGCCACAGAGAAGAGGCGTTCCCCCCTCATCCCCAGGCCAAAGTCTCCCAACATGCAAGACCTGAAGAGGCGCTTCAAGCAAGCACTGTCAGCCAAAGTCAGGACTGTCACCTCAGTGTGA